From a region of the Dunckerocampus dactyliophorus isolate RoL2022-P2 chromosome 20, RoL_Ddac_1.1, whole genome shotgun sequence genome:
- the mgat1b gene encoding alpha-1,3-mannosyl-glycoprotein 2-beta-N-acetylglucosaminyltransferase b, with product MVRKKGSLILCGAFLFVAWNAVLLLYLWGRPPIGRLGEGGGAEPGGKEEWDVIRGKGNPASLASEVIRLAEEVEFQLETQKKLLKVIESHKAAWSKWKDVGKREIDVTKQVKLDAIHQPPKPVLHLKEKVETKDRTPKHMQTPFTSVAPDALYPSNVIKTVSITNKLATSVASPEVVIPILVIACDRVTVKRSLDKLIQYRPSPELYPIIVSQDCSHAETASVIGSYGTQVTHIRQPDLSDIRVRPEHRKFQGYYKIARHYRWALNQVFNTFSQSTVVIVEDDLEVAPDFFEYFRALYPVLRSDPTLWCVSAWNDNGRDALVDPSKTHLLHRTDFFPGLGWMLLKELWDELEPKWPSAFWDDWMRQPEQRKDRSCIRPEISRTITFGRKGVSLGQFFDQYLRYIRLNTEFVPFTKQDLSYLLKEKYDEKFIKEVYGTPLVKMEELQQGGSLRGPGPYRVKYSSRDSFKVLARNLGVMDDLKSGVPRTGYRGVVSFLYRGRRVFLAPPEGWTQYDVSWS from the exons ATGGTTCGGAAGAAAGGTTCCCTGATACTATGTGGTGCTTTTCTATTTGTTGCGTGGAATGCTGTGCTGCTTCTTTACCTTTGGGGCCGCCCTCCAATTGGCCGCCTCGGTGAAGGTGGTGGcgccgaaccaggaggaaaagaGGAATGGGATGTGATCAGAGGGAAAGGAAACCCGGCCAGCCTGGCAAGTGAGGTGATCCGTCTGGCAGAGGAAGTTGAATTTCAGCTGGAGACCCAGAAAAAGCTACTAAAGGTGATTGAAAGTCACAAAGCGGCCTGGTCTAAGTGGAAAGATGTTGGAAAAAGAGAAATAGATGTTACTAAACAAGTCAAATTGGATGCCATTCACCAGCCACCAAAGCCTGTGCTTCATTTGAAAGAAAAGGTGGAGACCAAGGATCGAACTCCAAAACATATGCAGACACCTTTTACTTCAGTAGCCCCAGATGCTCTGTACCCATCCAATGTCATCAAGACAGTCAGCATTACAAACAAACTGGCAACTTCTGTTGCAAGCCCAGAAGTTGTCATTCCAATCCTAGTTATTGCTTGTGACAGAGTTACAGTAAAACGGAGTCTTGACAAACTCATTCAGTACCGTCCTTCTCCAGAACTCTACCCTATTATTGTCAGCCAGGACTGCAGCCATGCTGAAACTGCAAGTGTCATTGGCTCATACGGCACTCAAGTGACACACATAAGACAACCAGACCTCTCAGACATCAGAGTACGACCAGAGCACAGGAAGTTCCAGGGCTACTACAAGATTGCCAGACATTACCGCTGGGCACTCAACCAAGTGTTCAACACTTTTTCCCAGTCCACTGTGGTCATCGTGGAGGACGATCTAGAG GTGGCTCCAGACTTCTTTGAGTACTTCAGAGCTCTCTACCCAGTCCTGCGCTCGGACCCAACCCTGTGGTGTGTATCTGCCTGGAATGACAACGGCAGAGACGCCTTAGTGGATCCATCCAAAACTCATCTTCTCCACAGGACTGATTTTTTCCCTGGTCTGGGCTGGATGCTGCTAAAGGAGTTGTGGGATGAATTAGAACCCAAATGGCCTTCTGCTTTCTGGGACGACTGGATGCGTCAGCCAGAGCAGCGCAAGGACCGCTCATGCATTCGGCCAGAAATCTCCCGGACTATCACTTTTGGCCGCAAAGGCGTCAGCTTAGGTCAATTCTTTGACCAGTACCTGCGCTATATTAGACTTAACACTGAATTTGTGCCTTTTACCAAACAAGATTTGTCTTATCTGCTCAAAGAGAAGTATGATGAAAAGTTTATCAAAGAGGTTTACGGCACCCCACTGGTGAAGATGGAGGAGCTGCAACAGGGAGGAAGTTTAAGAGGACCGGGTCCTTACAGAGTTAAGTATTCAAGCAGGGACAGTTTCAAAGTTCTTGCCCGAAATCTGGGGGTGATGGATGACTTGAAATCTGGAGTCCCACGGACAGGCTACAGGGGTGTTGTCAGTTTCCTTTACAGAGGTCGAAGGGTGTTCTTGGCTCCGCCAGAAGGTTGGACGCAGTACGATGTCAGCTGGAGCTGA